A genome region from Oceanivirga salmonicida includes the following:
- a CDS encoding ORF6N domain-containing protein: protein MRGKQVMLDRDLAVLYQVENRALKQAVKRNIEKFPDDFMFILNDNEIDLLVSQNVIPSKQHLGGSKPYIFTESGIAMLSSVLRSDIATKVSIAIMRTFVEMRKFLVNNGEIFSRLDRVELKQLEYQKNTDKKFEKVFKYIAETKEISQKIFFNGQIYDAFSLLVDIVKQADKSIILIDNYVGVDTLNILAKKKNGVKVDIYTTKKSNLTENDIKKFNLQYHSLAVHHIDTFHDRFMILDESVCYHIGSSIKDAGNKSFAISKIEDKLNINSILYRL, encoded by the coding sequence ATTAGAGGGAAGCAAGTAATGCTAGATAGAGATTTAGCGGTTTTGTATCAAGTAGAAAATAGAGCTTTAAAACAAGCAGTTAAAAGAAATATTGAAAAATTCCCTGATGATTTTATGTTTATATTGAATGATAATGAAATAGATTTATTGGTATCACAAAATGTGATACCTTCAAAACAACACTTAGGTGGTAGCAAACCTTATATATTTACAGAGTCTGGAATTGCAATGCTTTCATCTGTGTTAAGAAGTGATATTGCAACTAAAGTAAGTATTGCTATTATGAGAACTTTTGTTGAAATGCGAAAATTTTTAGTAAATAATGGAGAAATCTTTTCTAGACTAGATAGAGTTGAATTAAAACAATTAGAATATCAAAAAAATACTGATAAAAAATTTGAAAAAGTCTTTAAATATATTGCAGAAACAAAAGAAATATCACAAAAAATATTTTTTAATGGACAAATTTATGATGCATTTTCTTTGCTTGTAGATATAGTTAAACAAGCTGATAAAAGCATTATTTTGATAGATAATTATGTCGGTGTAGACACTCTTAACATACTTGCTAAAAAGAAAAATGGAGTAAAGGTTGATATTTACACAACTAAGAAAAGTAATTTAACTGAAAATGATATAAAGAAATTTAATTTACAATATCATAGTTTGGCAGTTCATCATATAGATACATTTCATGATAGATTTATGATACTTGATGAGAGTGTTTGCTATCATATTGGTTCATCAATAAAGGATGCTGGAAATAAGAGTTTTGCTATTAGCAAGATTGAAGATAAGCTAAATATAAATTCAATATTGTATAGGCTTTAA